One Pseudomonas sp. HOU2 genomic window carries:
- the dibA gene encoding phosphodiesterase DibA produces MPATYRDALRAALLYLLLAVVWLQGTGYLLNSFFDESVDLQRWQLINGYVWAAVSAGLIFLARARLCEFLGIGARLRERQSDRERLRQAAAVFDCTREGVLVTNRQGLIVHVNRAFMAITGYQREEVLGHQPSLFKSGHHPPGFYQAMFATLESEGEWSGEIWNRRKSGEIYPQWQTIRVIHDDQGRLSHYVAVFSDISAIKDSEHELKHLAHHDPLTDLPNRLLFSDRAEQALASAQIHKRGCALLMIDLDHFKMINDSLGHNIGDRLLKAVASRLQELFGPGITLARLGGDEFAVLAESCPQLVQAAALAQRILDALKEPFCIDAHELFINASIGISLFPSDALSADQLLRNADAALFKAKSSGRNGYALYTEELTAHAQQRVEIAFELRRALEQQELRVYYQPVHDLHSSRLIGVEALVRWQHPQRGLVSPAEFIPIAERTGLIAEIDAWVMRQACSQMCQWQQAGIVLSFVAVNVSSRLFARRELYQQVAQVLHETGLDPAYLELEVTESAVMDDPEVALEQMHRLRELGIRLAIDDFGTGYSSLLRLKRLPVQKLKIDQGFVAGLPWDEDDAAIVRVIIALARSMGMQVHAEGIEQAEQAAFLLEQECDLGQGYWFGRPVPAGEIDWARAPFIG; encoded by the coding sequence ATGCCTGCCACTTACCGCGATGCCTTGCGTGCAGCGCTGCTTTACCTGTTGCTTGCTGTGGTCTGGCTGCAGGGAACTGGTTACTTATTGAACAGTTTCTTTGATGAATCTGTCGATCTGCAGCGATGGCAACTGATCAACGGTTACGTCTGGGCTGCCGTCAGTGCTGGCCTGATTTTCCTGGCACGGGCCAGATTGTGCGAATTTCTCGGCATCGGTGCGCGGTTACGCGAGCGTCAGTCCGACCGCGAACGCCTGCGTCAGGCGGCAGCGGTGTTCGATTGCACCCGCGAAGGTGTGCTGGTCACCAATCGTCAGGGCCTGATCGTGCACGTCAACCGCGCGTTCATGGCGATCACCGGCTATCAGCGCGAAGAAGTCCTCGGGCATCAGCCAAGCCTGTTCAAGTCCGGCCACCATCCGCCGGGCTTCTATCAGGCAATGTTTGCCACGCTGGAGAGCGAGGGCGAGTGGAGCGGGGAGATCTGGAACCGGCGCAAGAGCGGCGAGATTTATCCACAGTGGCAGACCATCCGCGTGATTCACGACGATCAGGGCCGCCTCAGCCATTATGTGGCGGTGTTTTCCGACATCAGTGCGATCAAGGATTCCGAACACGAACTCAAGCACCTCGCGCACCACGATCCACTGACCGATCTGCCCAATCGCCTGCTGTTCAGCGACCGCGCCGAGCAGGCGCTGGCGTCGGCGCAGATCCACAAGCGCGGCTGCGCGTTGCTGATGATCGATCTGGATCACTTCAAGATGATCAACGACAGCCTCGGGCACAACATCGGCGATCGCCTGCTAAAAGCGGTGGCGTCGCGTTTGCAGGAATTGTTCGGTCCCGGGATTACCTTGGCGCGACTCGGCGGTGACGAATTCGCGGTGCTGGCGGAAAGTTGTCCACAGCTGGTCCAGGCGGCGGCCCTGGCTCAGCGCATTCTCGATGCGCTGAAGGAGCCATTCTGCATCGATGCGCATGAGTTGTTCATCAACGCCAGCATCGGTATCAGCCTGTTCCCCAGTGATGCGTTGAGTGCCGATCAGTTGTTGCGCAATGCCGACGCCGCGTTGTTCAAGGCCAAGAGCAGCGGTCGCAACGGTTATGCGTTGTACACCGAAGAGCTGACCGCCCACGCGCAGCAACGGGTCGAGATCGCCTTCGAACTGCGCCGCGCGCTGGAGCAACAGGAACTGCGGGTCTACTACCAGCCGGTGCACGATTTGCACAGCAGCCGCCTGATCGGCGTCGAAGCGCTGGTGCGCTGGCAGCATCCGCAGCGCGGTCTGGTGTCGCCGGCGGAGTTCATCCCGATTGCCGAGCGCACTGGCCTGATCGCCGAAATCGATGCGTGGGTGATGCGCCAGGCGTGTTCGCAGATGTGTCAGTGGCAGCAGGCCGGGATTGTGCTGTCGTTTGTCGCGGTGAACGTGTCGTCGCGCCTGTTTGCCCGGCGTGAGCTGTATCAGCAGGTGGCGCAGGTGCTGCACGAGACCGGGCTGGATCCGGCATATCTGGAGCTGGAAGTCACCGAAAGTGCGGTGATGGATGATCCGGAAGTGGCGCTGGAACAAATGCACCGGTTGCGCGAGCTGGGTATTCGCCTGGCCATCGACGATTTCGGCACCGGCTATTCGTCGCTGCTGCGACTCAAGCGCCTGCCGGTGCAGAAGCTCAAGATCGATCAGGGTTTTGTCGCCGGCCTGCCGTGGGACGAAGACGACGCGGCGATTGTCCGGGTGATCATCGCACTGGCCCGCAGCATGGGCATGCAGGTGCATGCCGAAGGGATCGAGCAGGCCGAGCAGGCGGCGTTTCTGCTGGAGCAGGAGTGCGACCTGGGGCAGGGCTACTGGTTTGGGCGGCCAGTGCCGGCGGGGGAGATTGATTGGGCGCGCGCACCGTTTATCGGTTGA
- the cysT gene encoding sulfate ABC transporter permease subunit CysT, giving the protein MSRRISPVIPGFGLTLGYTLVYLSLIVLIPLAAMFVHAAQLTWDQFWTIITAPRVLAALKLSFGTALCAAIINGIIGTLLAWVLVRYTFPGRKVIDAMIDLPFALPTAVAGIALTALYTPTGLVGQFAADLGFKIAYTPLGITLALTFVTLPFVVRTVQPVLADIPREVEEAAACLGAKPLQVFRHILLPALLPAWLTGFALAFARGVGEYGSVIFIAGNMPMKTEILPLLIMVKLDQYDYTGATSIGVLMLVVSFVLLLLINLLQRRIETP; this is encoded by the coding sequence ATGTCGCGTCGTATCTCCCCCGTCATACCCGGCTTCGGGCTGACGCTGGGTTACACCTTGGTGTACCTCAGCCTGATTGTGCTTATCCCGCTGGCGGCGATGTTCGTCCACGCCGCCCAACTCACCTGGGATCAGTTCTGGACGATCATCACCGCACCACGCGTGCTGGCAGCCTTGAAGCTGAGCTTCGGCACCGCACTGTGTGCCGCGATCATCAACGGCATCATCGGCACGCTGCTGGCCTGGGTGCTGGTGCGCTACACCTTCCCGGGACGCAAGGTGATCGACGCGATGATCGATTTGCCGTTCGCCCTGCCGACGGCGGTGGCCGGTATCGCCCTGACCGCGCTGTACACCCCGACCGGTCTGGTCGGCCAGTTCGCCGCCGACCTCGGTTTCAAGATCGCCTACACCCCGTTGGGCATCACCCTCGCGCTGACTTTCGTCACCCTGCCGTTCGTGGTGCGCACGGTGCAGCCGGTACTGGCTGACATCCCGCGTGAAGTCGAAGAAGCCGCCGCCTGCCTCGGCGCGAAACCGTTGCAGGTGTTCCGCCATATCCTCCTGCCAGCGCTGTTGCCGGCCTGGCTGACCGGTTTTGCCCTGGCGTTCGCCCGCGGCGTCGGCGAGTACGGCTCGGTGATTTTCATCGCCGGCAACATGCCGATGAAAACCGAGATCCTGCCGCTGCTGATCATGGTCAAACTCGACCAGTACGATTACACCGGCGCCACTTCCATCGGCGTGCTGATGCTGGTGGTTTCCTTCGTCCTGTTGCTGCTGATCAACCTGTTGCAGCGGCGCATCGAAACCCCATAA
- a CDS encoding sensor domain-containing diguanylate cyclase — translation MVNNNQKDSSLAQWPEAAQTLMALMHAQGEVARLSEREQLFSSLLVSVNAVLWAFNWETRQVLYVSPAYERIFGRSAGLLLADYNQWRDSIYPDDLDYAERSLAEVLHTGAVEDREYRIIAADGQVRWLSDKCFINRQDEPGQPVIIVGIAEDITDKKHMETELQRLATTDVLTQSSNRRHFFECANREFEEARLQGAPLAFLLLDIDDFKQINDSYGHPEGDNVLQRIAECGRGSLRRGDLFGRIGGEEFAAVFPGCAPDMAMQVAERLQQEIQRLSFNVDGQTFGITVSQGLTSLHDDDENLDSLFARADAAMYEAKRQGKNRIISS, via the coding sequence ATGGTCAACAACAATCAAAAAGACTCATCCCTTGCGCAGTGGCCCGAGGCCGCGCAAACCCTGATGGCGCTGATGCACGCCCAAGGCGAAGTCGCCCGGCTGAGCGAGCGCGAACAGCTGTTCAGCTCACTGCTGGTGAGCGTCAACGCGGTGCTTTGGGCGTTCAACTGGGAAACCCGTCAGGTGCTGTACGTCAGCCCTGCGTATGAGCGGATTTTCGGGCGCTCGGCAGGGCTCTTGCTCGCCGATTACAACCAGTGGCGCGACAGCATCTACCCCGATGATCTGGATTACGCCGAACGCAGCCTTGCCGAAGTCCTGCACACAGGCGCAGTGGAAGACCGCGAATACCGGATCATCGCCGCTGACGGACAGGTTCGCTGGCTCAGCGACAAATGCTTCATCAACCGTCAGGACGAGCCCGGGCAACCGGTGATCATTGTCGGCATCGCCGAAGACATCACCGACAAGAAGCACATGGAAACCGAGCTGCAACGCCTGGCGACCACTGACGTGCTGACCCAGAGCAGCAACCGCCGACATTTCTTCGAATGCGCCAACCGCGAGTTCGAAGAGGCGCGCCTGCAAGGTGCACCTCTAGCCTTTCTGCTGTTGGACATCGATGACTTCAAGCAGATCAACGATAGCTACGGCCACCCGGAGGGTGACAACGTGCTGCAGCGGATCGCCGAATGCGGGCGCGGCTCCTTGCGCCGTGGCGATCTGTTCGGACGCATTGGTGGCGAGGAATTCGCCGCCGTGTTCCCGGGTTGCGCGCCGGACATGGCGATGCAAGTGGCCGAGCGGCTCCAGCAGGAGATTCAGCGGTTGAGCTTCAACGTGGACGGCCAGACGTTCGGCATCACCGTCAGCCAGGGATTGACCAGCCTTCACGATGACGACGAAAACCTCGACAGCCTGTTCGCCCGGGCGGACGCGGCGATGTACGAGGCCAAGCGTCAGGGCAAGAACCGGATTATCTCAAGCTGA
- the cysW gene encoding sulfate ABC transporter permease subunit CysW — protein MSQSSIAAASSANAARRGSATSRRILIGLGWLIFFLFLVLPLFIVVSQGLKNGLGAFFTAIFEPDALSALKLTVIAVLISVPLNLVFGVSAAWCVSKYSFRGKSMLVTLIDLPFSVSPVIAGLVYVLMFGAQGLFGPWLQDHDIQIVFALPGIVLATIFVTVPFVARELIPLMQEQGTQEEEAARLLGANGWQMFWHVTVPNIKWGLIYGVVLCTARAMGEFGAVSVVSGHIRGVTNTLPLHVEILYNEYNHVAAFAVASLLLILALFILLLKQWSENRINRLRASAAEE, from the coding sequence ATGTCCCAATCGTCTATTGCGGCCGCGTCCTCGGCCAACGCTGCGCGGCGTGGCAGTGCTACTTCGCGCAGAATCCTGATCGGTCTCGGCTGGCTGATCTTTTTCCTGTTTCTGGTGTTGCCGTTGTTCATCGTGGTGTCGCAGGGGCTGAAAAATGGCCTCGGTGCATTCTTCACGGCGATCTTTGAACCGGACGCCTTGTCGGCACTAAAACTTACGGTGATCGCCGTGCTGATTTCGGTGCCGTTGAACCTGGTGTTCGGCGTCAGCGCCGCATGGTGCGTGAGCAAATATTCGTTCCGTGGCAAGAGCATGCTGGTGACGCTGATCGACCTGCCGTTCTCGGTGTCGCCGGTGATCGCCGGTCTGGTCTACGTGCTGATGTTCGGCGCTCAGGGCCTGTTCGGCCCGTGGCTGCAGGATCACGACATCCAGATCGTCTTCGCCCTGCCGGGCATCGTGCTGGCGACGATCTTCGTCACCGTGCCGTTCGTGGCCCGCGAGCTGATTCCGCTGATGCAGGAACAAGGCACGCAGGAAGAGGAAGCCGCGCGCCTGCTCGGCGCCAATGGCTGGCAGATGTTCTGGCATGTCACCGTGCCCAACATCAAATGGGGCCTGATCTATGGCGTGGTGCTGTGTACTGCGCGGGCCATGGGTGAGTTCGGTGCGGTGTCGGTGGTTTCCGGGCACATTCGCGGGGTGACCAACACCTTGCCGCTGCACGTCGAGATCCTCTACAACGAATACAACCACGTGGCCGCGTTCGCCGTGGCGAGCCTGTTGCTGATCCTGGCGCTCTTCATCCTGCTGCTCAAGCAGTGGAGCGAAAACCGTATCAACCGCCTGCGCGCCAGCGCCGCGGAGGAATAA
- a CDS encoding response regulator → MTAVDLPAVPRVLIAEADPWSRDLLKQVLLNVRCDARLDLCADGQQALSLLSEVPYDLAIVDWELPGIDGLSVLRSVRQRKRNPPLPFILMSSRNDSASVREAIPLAPTAYLTKPLNMENLTERLQGLLLDAGEEVFCEVPTLAPGMTLSVFLERRREQADGAPLMTDVQVAVKRSLNPNGLDLKLLEEEIRTDPQITAVLIAAANSAAQHHGAAVQTLGQALHRLGTGQSMNLILGLALKRSAKLSDPCLADYAERYWGLSLHTAEYARTLARLLDLDQERCYCAGMLHRLGDLALLRCLQEWKQAGGELDELEEVGDALAEFGAAYGSALRTRWRLPLELRELIASVYQLGGGVYSREALVMNMAAQMARLTEHEGVEELAKSRTARLLKIGLPELMRMRK, encoded by the coding sequence ATGACTGCCGTTGATTTACCCGCCGTACCCCGAGTGCTGATTGCCGAGGCTGATCCATGGTCCCGGGACCTGCTTAAACAAGTGTTGCTCAATGTGCGCTGCGATGCGCGGCTGGACCTGTGTGCCGACGGCCAGCAAGCCCTGTCTTTACTCAGCGAAGTGCCCTATGACCTGGCCATTGTCGATTGGGAGTTGCCGGGCATCGACGGCTTGAGCGTGCTGCGCAGCGTGCGGCAGCGCAAACGCAATCCGCCGCTGCCGTTCATCCTGATGAGCAGCCGCAACGACAGCGCCAGCGTGCGTGAAGCCATTCCGTTGGCGCCCACGGCCTACCTGACCAAACCGCTGAACATGGAAAACCTGACCGAGCGCTTGCAGGGGTTGCTGCTGGATGCAGGCGAAGAGGTTTTCTGTGAAGTGCCGACGCTGGCGCCGGGCATGACCTTGTCGGTGTTCCTTGAGCGGCGTCGCGAGCAGGCGGATGGCGCGCCGTTGATGACCGATGTGCAAGTGGCGGTCAAACGCAGTCTCAACCCCAATGGCCTCGACCTGAAACTGCTGGAAGAAGAAATCCGCACCGATCCGCAGATCACCGCCGTGCTGATCGCCGCCGCCAACAGCGCGGCGCAGCATCATGGCGCGGCGGTGCAGACCCTGGGTCAGGCGCTGCATCGCCTCGGCACCGGGCAGAGCATGAACCTGATTCTCGGCTTGGCGCTCAAGCGCAGCGCCAAACTCAGCGATCCATGCCTGGCGGACTACGCCGAGCGCTATTGGGGGTTGTCGCTGCACACGGCCGAATATGCCCGCACGCTGGCGCGCCTGCTCGATCTGGATCAGGAGCGCTGCTACTGCGCCGGTATGTTGCATCGTCTCGGTGACCTGGCGTTGCTGCGTTGTTTGCAGGAGTGGAAGCAGGCCGGCGGCGAGCTGGATGAGCTGGAGGAAGTCGGCGACGCGCTGGCGGAGTTCGGCGCGGCTTACGGTTCGGCGTTGCGTACACGCTGGCGCTTGCCGCTGGAGCTGCGTGAGTTGATTGCGTCGGTCTACCAGCTCGGAGGCGGGGTTTACTCCCGTGAGGCGCTGGTGATGAACATGGCGGCGCAAATGGCCCGTCTGACCGAGCATGAGGGCGTCGAAGAGCTGGCGAAGAGTCGCACGGCGCGGTTGCTGAAGATCGGGCTGCCGGAATTGATGCGGATGCGCAAGTAA
- a CDS encoding sulfate ABC transporter substrate-binding protein, which yields MSSIRRYALAALASAVFAGSAVAKDYELLNVSYDPTRELYQDYNAEFIKFWQKDHAGDTVKIQQSHGGSGKQGRAVIDGLRADVVTLALAGDIDEIAKLGKTLPADWQKRLPDASTPYTSTIVFLVRKGNPKGIKDWGDLVKNDVSVITPNPKTSGGARWNFLAAWAYGLKANGGSEEKAKEYVQTLFKHVPVLDTGARGSTITFVNNGQGDVLLAWENEAFLALKEDGGADKFDIVVPSLSILAEPPVAVVDKNAEKKGNEQIAEAYLKHLYSPAGQEIAAKNFYRPRDKDVAAKYAQQFPKLELVTIDKDFGGWKSAQPKFFNDGGVFDQIYQAQ from the coding sequence ATGTCGTCGATTCGCCGTTACGCTTTGGCCGCGCTGGCCAGCGCTGTGTTTGCCGGTTCCGCGGTTGCCAAGGATTACGAACTGCTCAACGTGTCGTATGACCCGACGCGCGAGCTGTATCAGGACTACAACGCCGAATTCATCAAGTTCTGGCAGAAAGATCACGCCGGCGACACTGTGAAAATCCAGCAATCCCACGGCGGTTCGGGCAAGCAGGGCCGGGCGGTGATCGACGGTCTGCGCGCCGACGTCGTGACCCTGGCACTGGCCGGCGACATTGACGAAATCGCCAAGCTCGGCAAGACCCTGCCGGCCGACTGGCAGAAGCGTCTGCCGGACGCCAGCACTCCGTACACCTCGACCATCGTGTTCCTGGTGCGCAAGGGCAACCCGAAAGGCATCAAGGACTGGGGCGACCTGGTCAAGAACGACGTTTCGGTGATCACCCCGAACCCGAAAACCTCCGGCGGTGCACGCTGGAACTTCCTCGCCGCGTGGGCCTACGGCCTGAAAGCCAACGGCGGCAGCGAAGAAAAAGCCAAGGAGTACGTGCAGACCCTGTTCAAGCACGTTCCGGTACTGGACACCGGCGCTCGCGGTTCGACCATCACCTTCGTCAACAACGGTCAGGGTGACGTGTTGCTGGCCTGGGAAAACGAAGCGTTCCTTGCGCTGAAAGAAGATGGCGGCGCCGACAAGTTCGACATCGTCGTGCCGTCGCTGTCGATCCTCGCCGAACCTCCGGTGGCGGTGGTCGACAAGAACGCCGAGAAAAAGGGCAACGAGCAGATCGCCGAAGCCTATCTCAAGCATCTGTACAGCCCGGCCGGTCAAGAGATCGCCGCGAAGAACTTCTACCGTCCACGCGACAAGGACGTGGCGGCGAAGTACGCCCAGCAGTTCCCGAAACTGGAACTGGTGACCATCGACAAGGACTTCGGTGGCTGGAAATCCGCGCAGCCGAAATTCTTCAACGACGGTGGCGTGTTCGACCAGATCTATCAGGCGCAGTAA
- the desA gene encoding delta-9 fatty acid desaturase DesA has product MWYEGFLGLSAWSLVAVTLLMTHVTIVAVTVYLHRYSAHRSLELNAGLKHFFRFWLWLTTAQNTREWTAIHRKHHAKCETEDDPHSPVIKGLSTVLRKGAELYRAEAENPETLRIYGKNCPEDWIERNLYSRYPLLGVAIMGVIDLLLFGTIGITIWAIQMMWIPVWAAGVVNGLGHAIGYRNFECRDAATNLVPWGILIGGEELHNNHHTYPNSAKLSVKKWEFDLGWAWIKVFSFFRLAKVQRVAPIAHRVEGKGSLDMDTAMAILNNRFQIMAQYRKLVIGPLVKQELDKVDHSVRHQFHRAKRLLSRETSLLEDRHHLRIQNMLEHSQALKVIYEKRLALQQIWVKTSANGHDMLAAIKEWVHEAEASGIQSLREFADQLKTYSLRPAAA; this is encoded by the coding sequence ATGTGGTACGAAGGTTTTCTTGGCTTGTCGGCCTGGTCACTGGTCGCGGTCACCCTGCTGATGACCCACGTGACAATTGTCGCCGTCACGGTCTATCTGCACCGTTATTCGGCCCACCGTTCGCTTGAGCTGAACGCCGGTCTGAAACACTTTTTCCGCTTCTGGCTGTGGCTGACCACGGCGCAGAACACCCGCGAGTGGACTGCCATCCACCGCAAACACCACGCCAAATGCGAAACCGAAGATGACCCGCACAGCCCGGTCATCAAGGGCCTGTCCACCGTGCTGCGCAAAGGCGCCGAGCTGTATCGCGCCGAAGCCGAGAACCCGGAAACCCTGCGCATCTACGGCAAGAACTGCCCGGAAGACTGGATCGAGCGCAACCTCTACAGCCGCTACCCGTTGCTGGGCGTGGCGATCATGGGCGTCATCGACCTGCTGCTGTTCGGCACCATCGGTATCACCATCTGGGCGATCCAGATGATGTGGATCCCGGTCTGGGCTGCCGGCGTGGTCAACGGTCTGGGTCACGCCATCGGCTACCGCAACTTCGAATGCCGCGACGCCGCGACCAATCTGGTGCCGTGGGGCATCCTGATCGGCGGCGAAGAACTGCACAACAACCATCACACCTACCCCAACTCGGCCAAGCTGTCGGTGAAAAAGTGGGAGTTCGACCTCGGCTGGGCGTGGATCAAAGTCTTCAGCTTCTTCAGGCTGGCCAAGGTGCAGCGTGTAGCACCGATCGCCCACCGCGTCGAAGGCAAGGGCAGTCTGGACATGGACACCGCCATGGCGATCCTCAACAACCGCTTCCAGATCATGGCCCAGTACCGCAAGTTGGTCATCGGCCCGCTGGTCAAGCAGGAGCTGGACAAGGTCGATCATTCGGTACGCCATCAATTCCATCGGGCCAAACGCCTGCTCTCGCGGGAAACCAGCCTGCTGGAGGACCGTCATCACTTGCGCATCCAGAACATGCTCGAGCACAGCCAGGCGCTAAAGGTAATTTACGAAAAACGCCTGGCCCTGCAGCAGATCTGGGTCAAGACCAGCGCCAATGGCCACGACATGCTCGCCGCCATCAAGGAATGGGTGCACGAGGCCGAAGCCAGCGGCATCCAGTCCCTGCGTGAATTCGCCGACCAGCTGAAAACCTACTCGCTGCGCCCCGCCGCAGCCTGA
- a CDS encoding sulfate ABC transporter ATP-binding protein, which translates to MSIEVRNVSKNFNAFKALDNISLDIHSGELVALLGPSGCGKTTLLRIIAGLETPDNGNIVFHGEDVSGHDVRDRNVGFVFQHYALFRHMTVFDNVAFGLRMKPKNQRPSESQIATKVHELLNMVQLDWLSDRYPEQLSGGQRQRIALARALAVEPKVLLLDEPFGALDAKVRKELRRWLARLHEDINLTSVFVTHDQEEAMEVADRIVVMNKGVIEQIGSPGDVYENPASDFVYHFLGDSNRLLLSDDNHVLFRPHEVSLSKHELEDHHAAEVRDIRPLGATTRVTLKVEGQTDLIEAEVVKDHDSLIGLAKGETLFFKPKVWQKVAGL; encoded by the coding sequence ATGTCGATCGAAGTGCGTAACGTCAGCAAGAATTTCAATGCGTTCAAGGCGCTGGACAACATCAGCCTGGACATCCACAGCGGTGAACTGGTGGCGCTGCTCGGCCCGTCCGGCTGCGGCAAGACCACCTTGCTGCGCATTATTGCCGGTCTGGAAACCCCGGATAACGGCAATATCGTGTTCCACGGCGAAGACGTGTCCGGCCACGACGTGCGTGATCGCAACGTCGGTTTCGTGTTTCAGCACTACGCCTTGTTCCGGCACATGACGGTATTCGACAACGTCGCGTTCGGCCTGCGCATGAAGCCGAAAAACCAGCGCCCGAGCGAAAGCCAGATCGCGACCAAGGTCCACGAACTGCTGAACATGGTGCAGCTGGACTGGTTGTCGGATCGCTACCCGGAGCAGCTGTCCGGTGGTCAGCGTCAGCGGATCGCCCTCGCGCGCGCGTTGGCGGTTGAGCCGAAGGTGCTGCTGCTCGACGAACCGTTCGGCGCCCTCGACGCCAAGGTGCGTAAAGAGCTGCGCCGCTGGCTCGCACGCCTGCACGAAGACATCAACCTGACCTCGGTGTTCGTGACCCACGACCAGGAAGAAGCGATGGAAGTCGCCGACCGCATCGTGGTGATGAACAAGGGCGTGATCGAGCAGATCGGCTCGCCGGGCGACGTCTACGAAAACCCGGCCAGTGATTTCGTTTATCACTTCCTCGGCGACTCGAACCGCTTGCTGCTCAGCGACGACAACCACGTGCTGTTCCGTCCGCACGAAGTGTCGCTGTCCAAACATGAGCTGGAAGATCACCACGCCGCTGAAGTGCGCGATATCCGCCCGTTGGGCGCGACCACGCGAGTGACGTTGAAGGTCGAAGGGCAGACGGATCTGATCGAGGCGGAAGTGGTGAAGGATCACGACAGCCTGATCGGACTGGCCAAGGGCGAAACCCTGTTCTTCAAACCGAAGGTCTGGCAGAAAGTCGCCGGCCTCTAA
- the gabT gene encoding 4-aminobutyrate--2-oxoglutarate transaminase — protein MSKTNADLMARRTAAVPRGVGQIHPIFAESAKNATVTDVEGREFIDFAGGIAVLNTGHVHPKIIAAVTEQLNKLTHTCFQVLAYEPYVELCEKINAKVPGDFAKKTLLVTTGSEAVENAVKIARAATGRAGVIAFTGAYHGRTMMTLGLTGKVVPYSAGMGLMPGGIFRALYPNELHGVSIDDSIASIERIFKNDAEPKDIAAIIIEPVQGEGGFYVAPKEFMKRLRALCDQHGILLIADEVQTGAGRTGTFFAMEQMGVAADLTTFAKSIAGGFPLAGVCGKAEYMDAIAPGGLGGTYAGSPIACAAALAVMEVFEEEQLLDRCKAVGERLVTGLKAIQAKYPVIGEVRALGAMIAVELFENGDSHKPNPTAVAAVVAKARDKGLILLSCGTYGNVLRVLVPLTSPDEQLDKGLAIIEECFSEL, from the coding sequence ATGAGCAAGACTAACGCTGATCTGATGGCCCGCCGTACCGCTGCTGTTCCACGTGGTGTTGGCCAGATTCACCCGATCTTCGCCGAATCGGCAAAGAACGCTACCGTGACTGACGTTGAAGGTCGTGAGTTCATCGACTTCGCCGGCGGTATCGCCGTGCTGAACACCGGCCACGTGCACCCGAAAATCATCGCCGCCGTGACCGAACAGTTGAACAAGCTGACCCACACCTGCTTCCAGGTACTGGCCTACGAGCCGTACGTTGAGCTGTGCGAAAAGATCAACGCCAAGGTGCCAGGTGATTTCGCCAAGAAAACCCTGCTGGTGACCACCGGTTCCGAAGCCGTGGAAAACGCCGTGAAAATCGCCCGCGCCGCCACTGGCCGTGCCGGCGTGATCGCCTTCACCGGCGCCTATCACGGTCGCACCATGATGACCCTCGGCCTGACCGGTAAGGTCGTGCCTTACTCGGCCGGCATGGGCCTGATGCCAGGCGGCATCTTCCGCGCGCTGTACCCGAACGAACTGCACGGTGTGAGCATCGACGATTCGATCGCGTCCATCGAACGCATCTTCAAGAACGACGCCGAGCCGAAAGACATCGCCGCGATCATCATCGAGCCTGTGCAGGGCGAAGGTGGTTTCTACGTCGCGCCGAAAGAATTCATGAAGCGTCTGCGTGCCCTGTGCGACCAGCACGGCATCCTGCTGATCGCTGACGAAGTGCAGACCGGCGCTGGCCGTACCGGCACCTTCTTCGCCATGGAACAGATGGGCGTCGCTGCCGACCTGACCACCTTCGCCAAATCCATCGCTGGCGGCTTCCCGCTGGCCGGCGTCTGCGGCAAGGCCGAATACATGGACGCCATCGCTCCAGGCGGCCTGGGCGGCACCTACGCCGGTAGCCCGATCGCTTGCGCTGCGGCTCTGGCCGTGATGGAAGTGTTCGAAGAAGAGCAACTGCTTGATCGCTGCAAGGCTGTCGGCGAGCGTCTGGTAACCGGTTTGAAGGCCATCCAGGCCAAGTACCCGGTGATCGGTGAAGTGCGTGCGCTGGGCGCGATGATCGCGGTCGAGCTGTTCGAAAACGGCGACAGCCACAAGCCAAACCCGACTGCCGTTGCGGCTGTCGTGGCCAAGGCGCGCGACAAGGGCCTGATCCTGCTGTCCTGCGGCACCTACGGCAACGTGCTGCGCGTTCTCGTACCGCTGACCTCGCCGGACGAGCAACTGGACAAAGGTCTGGCGATCATCGAAGAGTGCTTCTCGGAGCTGTAA
- the oscA gene encoding sulfur starvation response protein OscA, whose translation MSASLRSVDGQDETTILREIQSALRDLRFGAVEITVHNAQVVQIERKEKFRLQQPGNKPS comes from the coding sequence ATGAGCGCATCCCTTCGCAGCGTTGACGGTCAGGACGAAACCACGATCTTGCGTGAAATCCAGAGCGCCCTGCGCGATCTGCGTTTTGGCGCAGTGGAGATCACTGTGCACAACGCCCAGGTCGTACAGATCGAACGCAAAGAGAAATTCCGTTTGCAGCAGCCGGGTAACAAGCCGAGCTGA